TGCGGCTCTCATATCTTTATCTTCGTTATGGTAATGCCATTTAATCTCGATGGTATGTTCTCGCGAAATTTCCTCCAATAAACAGAAGAGTTTGTAGAGTTGTTTAGCTGTGGTGGTATTAAAATAATCTAATTTAAAATGAAAGGTACTGAGTGCTAAGGCATCGCTTTTGTATTGCTCGAGCCAATTAAAAACCGGCGCATAAAATGCTACTGCATCTTCCGGCAATGAACGGTGATTAATTTCGAAACGTTGCTTTTGCGGGTCAAATATTATTTCGGGGCTGTCTTCCTTTGCAGCTATTTTAAGAGGTTCCATACTACTTAATGGGTGTTATTCTGAATTTTCACTTGTACGGTAAAAAATGAAAAATCATTATCCACTTTAGAAATGTTGTAATCCAGACTATGCTTGCTTTTTAATTTCATATCAATTAATCCTAAGCCGGCGCCTCGCTGATCTACCCGTTCTTCGGCCATAAGCAGACTATTAAATAGTGAATTTAATCCATTCACATCGGAGTTATTAACACGTTCGAGTTTTGCAACCAGGGCCTCAACTCTGGAATTAAAAATTAAGTTACCCGAAGTAAGAATGTATTTTTCTTCGTGTCGTTCAATCATAAAAATTCCGCTGTGCGAGTCCTTTTCTTTAATATCGCTGTTAGCGTGTTTATAGATATTTTGAATGAGTTCCACAATAATATTTATGACCCTTTTTCGAAAGATAAGCTGGCTGGAGGAATCCATATTTCCTTCGGTCATAGCCAAAACAGTTTTCATGTTTTCGTGGTTAAAATCACCTTGAAAAACAAAATTTAAGTTTTTGGTTAGTACGATTTGGTGAAAATTTTTAGCAGCATTTAGAGCTTCCGGTTCAATATGGTCGAGTGAATTATCGCCCCCGGTTTGCAAATTAACCTTTGACTGAAAATAAAAGAATGATTTATTTTCATTGATTGGACTAAAGTCAAAAGCAAGCTTATTGCCAGATTTACGCGCCATTTCAATGAGTCCCAGCCCTGCTCCTCCTTTGCTGGAAATTTCGCCCAAGTCGAGTACTTCGCGGTAATAATTTTTTAAACTTTCGAGATCGAGGCTATTAACTTTTTTCAGTTTTTCTTCAAGGGGAGCAACTTTATCAATGTCGATAATATTTCCGGAAGTGATGTAATAGTCCTTTTTCTTACGTTGAATAATAAACAAACTGGAATTTTCATTAACAGCATCTTCATTTGCCTCCGTATGTCGTGTAATATTTTGGAGCGATTCCACCATGATAAAGAATACTTTTTTCTTTAATGCAGATGGTTCGTTCACAATCTGCATGTTGGTTTCGGCAAGAGAAAGAATGGTTTCGTTTAACGTGTCGGAGAAGTCACCTTTATAAATATAACTAAGATTAAAATTAGAAAGGTGTTGATATAACTGATAAACGAAATCGAGATTCGGATTGTGGTGTTGCTCCATTCTATTTAGTGAAATCTGAAATACTTTGGGACACTAATGTATAAATTTTTTTATAATCAACTGAGTCTTGCAAATACTTCTTATGAGCAGTTATTACTACTTTGTCATTTCGCACTGCAGGTCCGGTTTGCATTAGTTTAGGAGGAGCAGTTTTGACTTTGTTTGCTGTTTCCTGAATGAGTGGCAATAACACTTCAAAAGGGATATTTTCCCTAATTAATATTTCATTTGCTATGGCGTACATGTGGTTGGTGAAATTACAAGCAAACACAGCAGCCACGTGAAGCGCCTTCCTTTTTTCGGAGTTAGAAGAATATACTTTTTGAGAAAGCAGGCGAGCCGTTGATTCAATTTGTTGGTATGCTTTACGATGCGATGCTTCAATGAAAAAGGGGACTTCGTTAAAAATTATTATATTGTTTTTACTAAAGGTTTGCAGGGGGTAAAACACTCCGTAGTTTTTAAATTTTGGCTTAAAAACTGCTAATGAGGTTGTACCGGAAGTATGCACAATTAAGTTGGGTTGGAAGTTAATTTGTGCCAATACAGAAGAAAGTGCATCGTCCTTTACAGCTACTATATATATATCTGCAGTTTGAACCAGGTTTTCAATTGCAGCCGTGTAACTTGATTTTAATTTGCGTGAAAGTGCGGCAGCATGTTTTTGATTTTGGCTATATACTTGAACAATGTTACACCCACATTTTTTTAATGCAGTGCCCAGTTGGGTGGCAACATTTCCGGAGCCTATTAAAACTATTTTTAGTTGAGCCATCATCTTCCAAAAATATCTTTAACTAAAATTTCAGGTTCAAAATTGAAAGCCTAAATATAGGGAATGCGAAGCTATTAATTCAGATGCAATAGACCATTCAAAAATTGGTAAGATTTCAACATTGACTCCGGTAGTAAAATTTAGATTTTTTCTAAGCTTAGTTGAAAATCCAATTCCGAGATCAAAACAATGATAGTAGTTAAAGTCAAAAATGGAAATTGAATAACCAAATTCCACCCGAGGTTGAATTTTTTTATTTGGAATAGTGTACTGCAATTGGATTGGAAATCTAAAAAGGTTCAGCGTTGAATTGACTGAATCAGCAGAATAATAGATTTGGGATTTAGCATAATAAATACCTGATTTTAATTTAAGATGCTCATTTAAACTTGGAAGGCTGAAATAAATTAATCCTCCTACCTGATAGCGATAAAATTGAGGGTCGTCATTATAATGAAACAAACCTTGCGTTAATTCGAAGTTAATCTTGGACTTGGTATTTCTCTTTTCATAACTAATGCACGTGGTATCAGAACAGACCTTTTCCTGATAGTGCTTTACTAACCTTACGAGATTACTTTGGTTGGGTTGCTTAATAGTTTCAATTTCAGTAATTAAATCCGGAGCGTCCTGCATATAATATTTAAGTATACCGATGTGTTTAGTGGTAGGTCTCTCAAAAATGCCTCGATCCGTACTGATAATTTCCTTTGTATAAGTTAATTCGGTAATACCAATACCTTCCTTGTCAATTAAATAATGTTCTCCAAAAGCATCTCTGTAAAAAAATAGGTCAATTTTCCCATCAATAATATATTCCAAAAACAATTTTTCTTTCAGCTTATTTACAACAATTTCTTTTGATACATAGTACTTGCCTTCCTTAAATTTATAACCGTAAATGTTAGATGGGTTAAAGGTTTCACCGGATGTAGAATCAGTTCGTTTAAAATCGCAAATCTCCTGGTTCCTGCCACTGTTCCGAAAATCGATAAGTCCATAAAGTGTGTCATTACTGAGGGTTATGATGTAACCCGGGCGGTAATCCGCTTGAGAAAAAAGCTTGGTAAAAATGAAAAGAAAAAAGCTGGTAAAGAAAATTCTTTTCATAAAAATATTACTTCAATTGGACCTTTTTTAACCGCTGCAAAATTGCCAAAACAGTTCCAATAATCATAATTAAACAACCTAACCAAAGTATATTTATTCCCGGAAAAATAATTGCTTTCATGATGATAAAATCTTTTACGTTCGATTTTTTCTCCATTAAGCTGATGTCGATTTTACCGGTTTCTGTGTCGATTTTAGTAAAGGCAAATTGCAATCCCAATTCATCAACATTCGCCGCTTCAGGCATGAGGTAAGCACCCTTAATAATGAAAAGTGGAACCGCATGCGCAATTTTGCCATTAACATCCAAGATGCGCAAATCTGCCCCCACAGCAATGTCAGAATCCTTTAATTGATGTAGGTTTCTATCAACATCCTTAACCAATCCATCCAATATAACAATGCTATTACTTGCAAAAAGAGTATCCCCAATTTTCATAGAAACCGTTTTGGGTTCTTTGTATCCTGCGGTATCCGTAGATTTATCTTCTAGGTCGGCATAGGTGATGTGCGTGTACACATCTTTATACCAAAAATGGCGTGTATCCGGTTCGGCAATATTTCCCATACGGGGATTGGTTTGCACAAGTGGATTCAGGGTAAACTCAGGGGCATATTTCCCTGTAGCATCCTTGCTGAGGTAATTTATTTGATAATAGATATTTGGGCTTTCGGTGTGTTTACCGGAGTAGGTCACATAGTAATCGCCCATGCGCAAGGTATCGTTTTGGCGAAGCATGATGTTATCGCTGTTACTGAAATCTTTTCCAAGTTTAGTGATATCGATCCCTGAAGTATTGGAGGAAATGGTTTGGCTTAATGAAGTGCTGATTAATGCGCCTAACAATATCATTCCAAATCCAACATGTGCGATGGAAGAACCTGCTTTTGAGATTTTACCTTTGAGTACACGGATTGCATAATTTGCATTTGCAAGAATGGCAAAAATAGAGGTAAACAACAATACATAATGAAAAGGCTTATTCATTCCTAAGCCAATGGCAGCAATAACTGCAAGAATTGAAGCCAACATAAAAGGCAGAACAATTTTTTTATAAAAATCATTCATATCCGTTTTTTTAAACTTAAAATATTGGCCAAGTCCAATTAGAATTGAAATCAGAATTGCAAAAGGAACCTGCCAGGAATTATAATGTTCAACAGCATTTAGCGGTGGTGCTATTTTGGTTCCAAATAATTTATTTATTACAGGGATACTGGTAGTAGCAATTATTTGAAAGGATGAAATAACTAACACAAGTGCTCCAATAAACATCCAAAATTCACGAGAAGTAGCGCTTTCCTCTTCGACCAAAGCCGGTATTTTTTTCCAATTCATGGCAAGCAAAACAATAGCCCAAACTAAAAAGAAAAGTAAATAAATCAAGAGTTGGCCGCTCATTCCTAAATCGGTGAAGGCATGCACCGAAGTATCACCAAGGATACCGCTTCGCGTTAAGAAAGTTGAATACAGTATTAATAGAAAGGTAACTATTACTAGGATGAAGGATGTGGAAAGTGACTGTCCATTGTTTTTATTAATAAGCATCACGTGTGCAGCGGCAACAAAGGTAAGCCAAGGAACTAGGGAAGCATTTTCAACCGGATCCCAAGCCCAAAATCCACCAAAGCTCAAGGATTCATAAGCCCAAGCACCGCCCATTAAAATTCCGGTGCCAAGAATCATTACTCCAAAAAAGGTCCAGGGTAAAGCAGGTTTCATCCAATCGGTAAAACGTTGTTTCCATAATCCTGCCATAGCATAGGCAAAAGGAACTAATGTTGATGCAAAACCTAAGAAAAGTATTGGGGGATGAATGGTCATCCAGTAATTTTGAAGCAATGGATTTAAACCTCTTCCATCGAGCGATTTCAGGTAATCGGGAACTTTCACAAAGGGAAGATTCATAAATTCGGGATGCTCGCGCAGCAACATAAATGGATTACTTCCCAATCGGTAATCAAAAACAAAAACACCCAAGAGCATACTTGCCAAAAAGATTTGAACACTGCTAAACACGGCCATTACCGGAGCTTCCCAAGTTTTTCCAACGCGAATTAAAATGAGCCCAAGTATGGCATGCCAAAAGGTCCAAAGTAAAAAACTACCTTCTTGTCCTTCCCAAAAACAGGATAACATGTACCTTACGGGAAGTGCTTTACTGCTGTGCTGCCACACATATTGATATTCGAAATAATGGTTAAATATCATGTAAAATAAAGTAGCAGAAATTCCAACTACTGAAATGGCATGAATGCGAAAGCTGGCTCGTGCAATGGCTCTCCAAGAATTATCAAGCAGCGCTTCTTTGGATGCAAAATAATAAGAAATAAATGCGAGGAAGGATGCGGCGAAAGAAAGGACTACAAAAAAATTTCCAAGTTGACCAGGGAGTAGGTGTTCTCCAATGTATTGTATTTGCACTTATATTGAGTTGTTGAGTTATTGAGTTGTTGAGTTGTTGAGTTGTTGAGTTGTTGAGTTATTTGGTTATTGGGTTATTGGGTTATTGAGTTGTTGAGTTGTTGAGCTATTGGGTTATTGGTTATTGAATTATTGAGTTATTGAGTTATTGGGTTATTGAGTTATTGGGTTATTGGGTTGTTAAGGTTCTTGTTTTCTGGTTATAATGTTTGGATACTTTAATTTTAATAATCCTTTTAAAAATTGCTCAGTCAATCTTAGTAATTTCAATGGGCGTAATGTATTCGAAATGTGAGACAGCAGCTTTAATTAATGAACTCTTAGTAAATTTAATTGGCAGTGTTATCTAATTATTTTGCGGTGAGTTCTACTTGACCGTTGTTATATTTTGAGGGACATTTCATTAGTATTTTATCGGCATGAAAAACTTGTCCATCCGCTTTGCCGGTAATAACAATTTGCTCGGAGCGCTCAAAATCTTGAGGCTTAGTGCCATTAAAAACAACTTTTAACTCTGTTCCTTCATTATCCTTCATATAAAAAGCAAAGAGGTTGGCATTCACCTGCGGATTGTATTCCAAAGCTTTTTCTTTATTTAACTTACCAACAACATGGTATTCACTATCAGGATTTTTAGCTGCAGCAGCGAAAGAGGAATACGTACTAGAATCGGCCACAGTGCTCATAATTGCCGCAATTGCAACGGCTATTAGCACAATAAAAACAATGTGTATTTTTTTCATGAATTATTTTTTAATTTCTTTTTCGAGTTTGGTGATTTTACGATCTAGCCGTGTGAGGTAAACCACAATGCCTGCAAATATGATAACGAGCACGGCCACCACTACATATATTTTACCGGAGGAGCGTAATTCCGAAGCCATCTCCACAGGTGCTTGATCTTGAGCAAAACTTATGAGTGCATTTGTTAATAATGTACTTAAGAGCAATAATTTTTTCATTCAACAGCTTAATTTAATTTGTTAAAACACCCCTTTTCAAGAGAATTATTCGTTGCTTTTTAAGGCTATTTTTTTTAGTCTTACACCGAGCGACATCAGCCAAACGCCTAGTAAGGTCCAACCTATTACAGCAGGATAAAAAACAATGCGCATGTTACTGTCCAAATCGTACTTCCCAAAGCCTGGATTTCCACCATTTCCGGGATGAAGTGAATCAGTCATACGTGGAAGAATCAGTAAGAACACAATTAACAATACGTAGGCAAAAATGTTATAAATAGCAGATACCTTAGCTCTTTTATGCTCTTCATCCAAGGAATTGCGAAGAATGACGTATGCGAAATAAAAAAGCAGTGTAATAGCTGCACCATTTAACTTTGCATCGTTTACCCACCAATCGCCCCAAGTAAAATTAGCCCAAACAGAACCTGTTGAAATACCCAAAAGACCAAACAAGATACCCACATTGGCCGCTTCCGAAGCAACAATATCGTGTTCAATATTGAACCCTGATAAATATTTAATGCTGTAAATGAGCGATACCAGTAAAATAATAATCATCCCAAACCACATGGTAACATGAAAGTATAAGTTTCGAATGCTTTCGTGCAAAATATTTAGTTCGGGAACTTTCAATAAAAATCCGGCAATTATTGCATAAAAGATAAAAAGCACCGCAACAATTTTCCACCAATTATTCTTCATTTAATTCTCAATGCTGAATGTGTAAATTAAAATTAAAAAAATGCAATCATGCTTCACTCTTAAAAGTATGTAAAAAGGAAAGTAGCATTCCATTTTTCGACAAAGTTACCCCTTAATTGCGAATTTTCAATTCTTCGTCGGATATTTAAAATAATATTCCCTGAATAGGCTCAAAATCAGCATGAATAAGGCAAATCGAGAAAATAAATTGATATTAAATGCAATCGAGCCAAAATTATTTCAAGGCGTCGTAGATTAATTCTTGCACTTTGGTGCGGATACCCAATTGAACCAATTTTTTATTTTCAGCATCCGGATAAACCCGATTTGAAAGAAAAACAAATACCAATTGATTTGCGGGGTCGACCCAAACCATTGTACCGGTGAATCCGGTATGCCCAAAACTTAACAAGGAAACACATGAACAGCAAGGATCATCCTTTAAGGGATTGGGTTCGGGTTTATCAAAGCCAATTGCTCTTCGGTTATCCTCTTCGCAGTATTGACAATTCGTGAAGGTTTGCATGGTTTGAGTTTGTATATAACGTTCACCACCATACAGCCCATTGTTCAAATACATCTGCATCAATTTAGCTAAATCGTTGGCATCGCTAAATAAACCGGCATGCCCCCCCACTCCACCAAGCAATGCTGCACCCTGATCGTGCACATAGCCATGCACCAATTGCTTTCGGAAGTTAAGGTCGTATTCGGTAGGGACAATGCGCTTTACATCCATTTTTTTTCGTGGTAAATAGCCGGTTGTTGTCATACCCAGCTGGCTGTATATTTTACCCACATAATTTTGAAGCGAATCTTTCGTCTGTTTTTCAATAATTTTCTTCAAATAATAGTACCCCAAGTCACTGTAGAGGTATTTTTTTTGAGCTTCTAAGGCAGAGCTTGAAATGGTGGAATAAATAGAATCTGCAAAGGAGTTTAAAATATATAAACTATCCGCAACCTGAGTAGATATAAGCGGAGTGGGAATTCTGCTATATAAGGAGGGTTTCCAATCTCCCTTTTCCATGGTATTTTTCCAGAATGGTATCCAGGCTTTTAAACGTGCTTGATGGGTAAGTATGTCCCGAATAATTAGCTTTTCCTTGCTGGTTCCCTTTAACTCAGGGAGGTAATAGACTAAAGACGAGTCTAAATCGAGCTTACCTTGTTCGTATAATTTCATTAATGCTAAAACAGAAGCGCTCACTTTGGTAACAGAAGCGATATCGTAAACTGAAGCATTATCAATGGGAACAGTGTTTTCGTAAGTTGTATTCCCGAATGATTTATTGTAAAATACCTTACCGGCTTTTGCCACAAAAATTTGGCAACCCGGGGTAGCATGCTGCTTTATAGCTGAATTAACAAGGGTATCAATTTTTGCTAAATCAACAGCTGAAATGTTGAGTTCTTCGGGCAATACATATTTAAAGCGAATGGGTTCACCTAGATCGATTCCCGTTCCGGATTTAAAAAATCCGGGAATGGTGAAGGCAAGTTTACCTTTAGATGTTGCTCCGCCAAAAATAAGCTCAGCACTTAATCGCTGCGTAAATTCAACTTCCTCATAAGCCATGATTAAGGCATCATACTTCAAAGGATCCTTAAATTTGCTAAGGCAGATAGGATTTGCAAGCACGGTAAGGATTACTTTTGTGCGTGCTTTCACACTGTCGATAAAGTTAATGGTGAAATCGCTCACACCAAAATTTTTATTCGGTCGAACATTGGTGTTGTTGATGCAACCTAGCACAAGATTAAATTTGGCCAACTCTTTCATTACTGAATCGCGCAAGAATTTTGGAGCATCGTTCGTCACATTAAAATGTGTAATGGAGGTATAATTTTCGAGTGTTTTTTGAAAGGTATTTAACTGACGATCGCCCATGCTAAGTGAAGCAATTCGCAAAGTATCCAAACGTTTTAGGGGCAAAATAGAATCCTTATTGGTAAGTACAGTAAGCGCTGCTTCATATAATTTTCGGTTAAGCAGTTCGGAAGCTGTTGAATTTAAATCGTTAGCC
This portion of the Bacteroidota bacterium genome encodes:
- a CDS encoding DUF1987 domain-containing protein yields the protein MEPLKIAAKEDSPEIIFDPQKQRFEINHRSLPEDAVAFYAPVFNWLEQYKSDALALSTFHFKLDYFNTTTAKQLYKLFCLLEEISREHTIEIKWHYHNEDKDMRAAGERYSKLIAGLKFDLVEY
- a CDS encoding DUF2520 domain-containing protein, translating into MMAQLKIVLIGSGNVATQLGTALKKCGCNIVQVYSQNQKHAAALSRKLKSSYTAAIENLVQTADIYIVAVKDDALSSVLAQINFQPNLIVHTSGTTSLAVFKPKFKNYGVFYPLQTFSKNNIIIFNEVPFFIEASHRKAYQQIESTARLLSQKVYSSNSEKRKALHVAAVFACNFTNHMYAIANEILIRENIPFEVLLPLIQETANKVKTAPPKLMQTGPAVRNDKVVITAHKKYLQDSVDYKKIYTLVSQSISDFTK
- the ccsA gene encoding cytochrome c biogenesis protein CcsA, whose amino-acid sequence is MQIQYIGEHLLPGQLGNFFVVLSFAASFLAFISYYFASKEALLDNSWRAIARASFRIHAISVVGISATLFYMIFNHYFEYQYVWQHSSKALPVRYMLSCFWEGQEGSFLLWTFWHAILGLILIRVGKTWEAPVMAVFSSVQIFLASMLLGVFVFDYRLGSNPFMLLREHPEFMNLPFVKVPDYLKSLDGRGLNPLLQNYWMTIHPPILFLGFASTLVPFAYAMAGLWKQRFTDWMKPALPWTFFGVMILGTGILMGGAWAYESLSFGGFWAWDPVENASLVPWLTFVAAAHVMLINKNNGQSLSTSFILVIVTFLLILYSTFLTRSGILGDTSVHAFTDLGMSGQLLIYLLFFLVWAIVLLAMNWKKIPALVEEESATSREFWMFIGALVLVISSFQIIATTSIPVINKLFGTKIAPPLNAVEHYNSWQVPFAILISILIGLGQYFKFKKTDMNDFYKKIVLPFMLASILAVIAAIGLGMNKPFHYVLLFTSIFAILANANYAIRVLKGKISKAGSSIAHVGFGMILLGALISTSLSQTISSNTSGIDITKLGKDFSNSDNIMLRQNDTLRMGDYYVTYSGKHTESPNIYYQINYLSKDATGKYAPEFTLNPLVQTNPRMGNIAEPDTRHFWYKDVYTHITYADLEDKSTDTAGYKEPKTVSMKIGDTLFASNSIVILDGLVKDVDRNLHQLKDSDIAVGADLRILDVNGKIAHAVPLFIIKGAYLMPEAANVDELGLQFAFTKIDTETGKIDISLMEKKSNVKDFIIMKAIIFPGINILWLGCLIMIIGTVLAILQRLKKVQLK
- a CDS encoding cytochrome c maturation protein CcmE, with the protein product MKKIHIVFIVLIAVAIAAIMSTVADSSTYSSFAAAAKNPDSEYHVVGKLNKEKALEYNPQVNANLFAFYMKDNEGTELKVVFNGTKPQDFERSEQIVITGKADGQVFHADKILMKCPSKYNNGQVELTAK
- a CDS encoding CcmD family protein → MKKLLLLSTLLTNALISFAQDQAPVEMASELRSSGKIYVVVAVLVIIFAGIVVYLTRLDRKITKLEKEIKK
- the ccsA gene encoding cytochrome c biogenesis protein CcsA — encoded protein: MKNNWWKIVAVLFIFYAIIAGFLLKVPELNILHESIRNLYFHVTMWFGMIIILLVSLIYSIKYLSGFNIEHDIVASEAANVGILFGLLGISTGSVWANFTWGDWWVNDAKLNGAAITLLFYFAYVILRNSLDEEHKRAKVSAIYNIFAYVLLIVFLLILPRMTDSLHPGNGGNPGFGKYDLDSNMRIVFYPAVIGWTLLGVWLMSLGVRLKKIALKSNE
- a CDS encoding serine hydrolase, with translation MKRSFKYLFFVFSLLLAQWVWSNAVFIDEFKVTRMKATLDSLALDYDLANVDSASIKKFNKRKHSRKHKRENWTDSVYKSLSPEERLGQLFMVAAWSNKDQKHREEIEKLICDYHIGGIMFMQGGPYREAMLCNNYQALSKTPLLVSMDAEWGLAMRLDSVAKYPKQMTLGAIQNDSLVYQMGVQIARECKRIGIQVNFAPVVDINSNPDNPVIGYRSFGEDKFNVARKGTVYMKGMQTLHVLSNAKHFPGHGDTDVDSHKALPVINHSRERMDSIELYPFKELIKNGLASVMVAHLNIPAYDTTRNSASSLSRAVVTGLLKDSLKFKGLVFTDALNMKGVSNFYKPGVLDAKALIAGNDMLLFAEDVPTAMQEIKNAIDSCEISWSDVYARCYRILKAKEWAGLNQIKPIETKNLANDLNSTASELLNRKLYEAALTVLTNKDSILPLKRLDTLRIASLSMGDRQLNTFQKTLENYTSITHFNVTNDAPKFLRDSVMKELAKFNLVLGCINNTNVRPNKNFGVSDFTINFIDSVKARTKVILTVLANPICLSKFKDPLKYDALIMAYEEVEFTQRLSAELIFGGATSKGKLAFTIPGFFKSGTGIDLGEPIRFKYVLPEELNISAVDLAKIDTLVNSAIKQHATPGCQIFVAKAGKVFYNKSFGNTTYENTVPIDNASVYDIASVTKVSASVLALMKLYEQGKLDLDSSLVYYLPELKGTSKEKLIIRDILTHQARLKAWIPFWKNTMEKGDWKPSLYSRIPTPLISTQVADSLYILNSFADSIYSTISSSALEAQKKYLYSDLGYYYLKKIIEKQTKDSLQNYVGKIYSQLGMTTTGYLPRKKMDVKRIVPTEYDLNFRKQLVHGYVHDQGAALLGGVGGHAGLFSDANDLAKLMQMYLNNGLYGGERYIQTQTMQTFTNCQYCEEDNRRAIGFDKPEPNPLKDDPCCSCVSLLSFGHTGFTGTMVWVDPANQLVFVFLSNRVYPDAENKKLVQLGIRTKVQELIYDALK